The following proteins are encoded in a genomic region of Alistipes shahii WAL 8301:
- the ung gene encoding uracil-DNA glycosylase — translation MDVKIAPDWKELLAPEFEKPYFAQLTEFVRQEYASRRIFPRGSNIFRAFDKCPFDRLKVVVIGQDPYHGPGQANGLCFSVADGVPFPPSLQNIFKEVSDDTGTPIPSTGNLDRWAEQGVLLLNAVLTVRAHEAASHAGRGWETFTDAVVRAIAQRKEGIVYMLWGSYAQKKGAIADPQRNLILKAVHPSPLSVYRGFFGCRHFSRANEYLRSVGKEPIVW, via the coding sequence ATGGATGTAAAGATAGCCCCCGACTGGAAGGAACTCCTCGCCCCGGAGTTCGAAAAACCCTATTTCGCGCAGCTCACGGAGTTCGTACGGCAGGAATACGCCTCGCGGCGCATCTTCCCGCGCGGCAGCAACATCTTCCGCGCCTTCGACAAATGCCCGTTCGACCGCCTGAAAGTGGTCGTCATCGGCCAGGACCCCTATCACGGTCCCGGACAGGCCAACGGGCTTTGTTTCTCGGTCGCGGACGGAGTTCCCTTCCCGCCCTCGCTGCAAAACATCTTCAAGGAGGTCTCCGACGACACCGGCACGCCCATACCGTCTACGGGCAACCTCGACCGCTGGGCCGAACAGGGAGTGCTGCTTTTGAACGCCGTGCTCACGGTCCGCGCCCACGAAGCCGCATCGCACGCCGGCCGCGGCTGGGAGACCTTCACCGACGCCGTGGTGCGCGCCATCGCCCAGCGCAAAGAGGGCATCGTCTACATGCTCTGGGGCAGCTACGCCCAGAAGAAAGGCGCCATCGCCGACCCGCAGCGCAACCTGATCCTCAAAGCCGTGCACCCTTCGCCGCTGTCGGTCTACCGGGGATTCTTCGGCTGCCGCCACTTCTCGCGCGCCAACGAATACCTCCGCTCCGTGGGCAAGGAGCCGATCGTGTGGTAA
- a CDS encoding M56 family metallopeptidase — protein MKTLAIYALEVLACSGVLLAAYAILLERHVRFGWCRAYLLASTLLAAVIPLLRIPVWPGKVIEVAPTVTLPAAEWTAEVVEEAAPAVTPEAICLAVYLIGVGLVAGVMLWQVVRIRRLRRGAAITRTERFTLVRTPQRIASFSFFRSIYLWDQIPAGELQAIVAHEASHVAHRHSAERVAMECMKAVLWWNPFVWLAARRLTEAEEFEADSDVLAEGYDIEHYMKTIFRQLFGYSPEIANGLRDSLTKKRFKMMTTKTSGRHSLLRLAGTLPAVIGLLCAFSLTTRAAEVRIAETEKAPADETASQDATKKKVSVTVFQNGQPLPGAIVLISGSNVGTVTGKEGTAQISAAPGNELVISYVGCQTRKVRVSDKSGAESFEITLETESNKLDPVSVTPGDQKTPAPQSAAEAEKERKAKPLYIVDGVERTSIDEIDPNTIERISVLKNQSSTAVYGSRGKNGVIVVTTKGAAKPATDEAAFNEKTGSVEIASASTEDMPFLIVEKMPSFRGGDLNDFRAWVQEHLQYPAEAVERNIQGRVVVTFTIEKDGSASNILVLQSPDKLLADEARRVIASSPAEAWTPGEQRGEKVRVKYTLPVDFRLPQTESATVQGAPDGNEPFLVTEKMPSFRSGEIKDFRNWIQMHIQYPAEAMKNNIQGRVIVSFIVEKDGSVSNILVLQSPDKLLADEARRVIASSPAGAWTPGEQRGEKVRVKYTLPVDFYLQGSGDKLSERPEKPQGSLDGILVVGYGATSK, from the coding sequence GTGAAAACCCTCGCCATCTACGCCCTCGAAGTGCTGGCTTGCAGCGGCGTGCTGCTGGCGGCCTACGCCATCCTGCTCGAACGGCACGTGCGGTTCGGCTGGTGCAGGGCCTACCTGCTCGCATCGACCCTCCTGGCGGCGGTCATTCCGCTGCTGCGCATCCCCGTCTGGCCGGGCAAGGTGATCGAGGTCGCCCCGACGGTCACACTGCCCGCGGCCGAATGGACCGCCGAGGTGGTTGAAGAGGCGGCTCCGGCCGTCACGCCCGAAGCGATATGCCTGGCGGTATACCTGATCGGGGTCGGGCTGGTCGCGGGCGTCATGCTGTGGCAGGTCGTGCGCATCCGCCGGCTGCGGCGCGGTGCGGCGATCACCCGCACGGAGCGTTTCACGCTCGTGCGCACCCCGCAGCGGATCGCGTCGTTCTCGTTCTTCCGCTCGATCTACCTCTGGGACCAGATCCCGGCCGGAGAGTTGCAGGCCATCGTAGCCCATGAGGCGAGCCACGTCGCCCACCGCCACTCCGCCGAGCGCGTGGCGATGGAATGCATGAAGGCCGTGCTGTGGTGGAACCCCTTCGTATGGCTCGCCGCACGGCGGCTCACCGAAGCCGAGGAGTTCGAAGCCGACAGCGACGTGCTGGCCGAAGGGTACGACATCGAACATTACATGAAAACCATATTCAGGCAGCTATTCGGTTATAGTCCGGAAATAGCCAACGGGCTGCGGGATTCCTTAACCAAAAAACGCTTTAAAATGATGACAACGAAAACTTCCGGCAGGCACTCCCTGCTGCGGCTGGCGGGAACGCTTCCCGCCGTGATAGGACTCCTGTGCGCTTTCTCGCTGACCACGCGCGCCGCCGAGGTCCGGATTGCAGAGACCGAAAAGGCCCCGGCCGACGAAACGGCGTCCCAGGACGCAACGAAGAAAAAAGTCTCCGTAACCGTCTTCCAGAACGGCCAGCCGCTTCCGGGCGCAATCGTACTGATCAGCGGATCGAACGTCGGAACCGTGACCGGCAAGGAGGGCACGGCGCAGATTTCAGCGGCTCCCGGCAATGAACTTGTCATCTCCTACGTCGGCTGCCAGACCCGGAAAGTCCGCGTCTCCGACAAATCCGGCGCAGAGAGTTTTGAAATCACCTTGGAGACCGAGAGCAACAAACTCGACCCCGTCAGCGTAACCCCCGGCGACCAAAAAACGCCCGCGCCCCAAAGCGCCGCAGAAGCCGAAAAGGAGCGGAAAGCCAAACCGCTCTATATCGTCGACGGCGTCGAGCGGACGAGCATCGACGAGATCGACCCCAATACGATCGAACGGATCAGCGTCCTCAAAAATCAGTCCTCCACCGCAGTGTACGGTTCGCGGGGTAAAAACGGCGTGATCGTGGTCACCACCAAAGGCGCAGCCAAACCGGCGACCGACGAAGCCGCTTTCAACGAGAAAACCGGATCGGTCGAAATCGCCTCCGCGTCCACGGAAGACATGCCGTTTCTGATCGTCGAAAAGATGCCTTCGTTCCGCGGCGGCGACCTCAACGACTTCCGCGCGTGGGTGCAGGAGCACCTCCAATACCCCGCCGAAGCCGTGGAACGGAACATCCAGGGTCGCGTGGTCGTGACGTTCACCATCGAAAAGGACGGTTCGGCAAGCAACATCCTGGTATTGCAATCGCCCGACAAACTGCTTGCCGACGAGGCCCGCCGCGTGATCGCCTCCTCGCCCGCCGAAGCATGGACGCCCGGCGAACAGCGCGGAGAGAAGGTGCGCGTGAAATATACGCTGCCCGTCGATTTCCGCCTGCCCCAGACCGAAAGCGCAACCGTGCAGGGCGCTCCCGACGGTAACGAACCATTCCTGGTCACCGAGAAGATGCCTTCGTTCCGGAGCGGCGAGATCAAAGACTTCCGCAACTGGATACAGATGCACATCCAATACCCGGCCGAAGCGATGAAAAACAATATCCAGGGACGTGTCATCGTCTCGTTCATCGTCGAAAAGGACGGTTCGGTAAGCAACATCCTGGTATTGCAATCGCCCGACAAACTGCTTGCCGACGAGGCCCGCCGCGTGATCGCCTCCTCGCCCGCCGGAGCATGGACGCCCGGCGAACAGCGCGGAGAGAAGGTGCGCGTGAAATATACGCTGCCCGTCGATTTTTACCTCCAAGGCAGCGGGGACAAGCTCTCCGAACGGCCTGAAAAACCCCAAGGCAGTCTCGACGGAATCCTCGTCGTGGGCTACGGCGCAACCTCAAAATAG
- a CDS encoding BlaI/MecI/CopY family transcriptional regulator produces the protein MNTKITELTRGEEEIMQILWRLGDAVVNDIIARTDEPHPKYTTVATFLKILENKGFVSHTAEGKSHRYFPLIGREEYARGVMSSMLSSYFDGSLAQLVSFFSRHENISAREMDEILEIMRNAKK, from the coding sequence ATGAATACCAAGATTACAGAACTGACTCGCGGCGAGGAGGAGATCATGCAGATTCTCTGGCGTCTGGGCGACGCGGTGGTCAACGACATCATCGCCCGGACCGACGAACCCCACCCCAAGTACACCACCGTCGCCACGTTTCTCAAGATTCTGGAGAACAAGGGCTTCGTCAGCCATACGGCCGAGGGCAAGAGCCACCGCTATTTTCCGCTGATCGGCCGCGAGGAGTATGCCCGCGGCGTCATGTCGTCGATGCTTTCCAGCTATTTCGACGGCTCGCTGGCCCAACTGGTGTCGTTCTTCTCGCGCCATGAAAACATCTCCGCCCGGGAGATGGATGAAATTCTCGAAATCATGCGCAACGCCAAAAAATAA
- the trmB gene encoding tRNA (guanosine(46)-N7)-methyltransferase TrmB yields the protein MGKDKLRRFRENLTFECFVQPEFDEVFHRDHPLKGNWNRDFFRNDNPIVLELGCGKGEYTVALAQRDPQRNYIGIDIKGARMWRGAKTATDRRMHNVGFLRTRIEFIDALFAENEVSEIWITFPDPQLKTRRAKKRLTSPLYLACYARLLRPDGWINLKTDSKHLYAYTGEVIRHYGLTCEVSEPDIYGSGFADEVLSVKTAYETRFLEMGLPITYTRFALGGRHEFPWFDWEEDDKEEKDNEAERQLR from the coding sequence ATGGGCAAAGACAAGCTCCGCAGGTTCCGCGAGAACCTGACTTTCGAATGTTTCGTGCAACCCGAATTCGACGAGGTGTTCCACCGCGACCACCCGCTGAAAGGGAACTGGAACCGTGATTTCTTCCGCAACGACAATCCCATCGTACTGGAACTGGGCTGCGGCAAGGGCGAATACACCGTCGCGCTGGCTCAGCGCGACCCGCAGCGCAACTACATCGGCATCGACATCAAGGGCGCACGCATGTGGCGCGGCGCGAAGACCGCCACGGACCGCAGGATGCACAACGTAGGCTTCCTGCGCACACGCATCGAGTTCATCGACGCGCTGTTCGCCGAAAACGAAGTGTCCGAAATCTGGATCACCTTCCCCGATCCGCAGCTCAAGACCCGGCGGGCCAAGAAACGCCTCACCTCGCCGCTCTACCTGGCCTGTTACGCCCGCCTGCTCCGGCCCGACGGGTGGATCAACCTCAAGACCGACTCCAAGCACCTCTACGCCTACACGGGCGAGGTCATCCGCCATTACGGGCTGACTTGCGAGGTCTCCGAACCCGACATCTACGGTTCGGGGTTCGCCGACGAGGTGCTTTCGGTCAAGACGGCTTATGAAACCCGCTTTCTCGAAATGGGACTTCCGATCACCTACACGCGCTTCGCACTGGGCGGCCGGCACGAATTCCCGTGGTTCGACTGGGAGGAGGACGACAAGGAGGAGAAAGACAACGAGGCCGAACGGCAGCTACGATAG